From the genome of Ananas comosus cultivar F153 unplaced genomic scaffold, ASM154086v1, whole genome shotgun sequence, one region includes:
- the LOC109703935 gene encoding isocitrate dehydrogenase [NADP], chloroplastic/mitochondrial-like, whose amino-acid sequence KSVPDGDVPVELNVYDFQGPGIALAMYNVDESIRAFAESSMAMALAKSWPLYLSTKNTILKKYDGRFKDIFQEVYEEKWKEKFEKQSIWYEHRLIDDMVAYALKSEGGYVWACKNYDGDVQSDFLAQGFGSLGLMTSVLLSSDGKTLEAEAAHGTVTRHFRLHQKGQETSTNSMASIFAWTRSRSCTQARFVVHLEIALLLGLCDFTICELDLSKA is encoded by the exons AAATCAGTCCCAGATGGAGATGTGCCTGTGGAGCTAAATGTTTATGACTTCCAAGGGCCTGGTATTGCATTAGCTATGTACAACGTAGATGAG TCTATTCGGGCCTTTGCTGAATCATCAATGGCAATGGCACTTGCTAAAAGTTGGCCTCTATACTTGAGCACCAAAAATACAATTCTGAAAAAATATGATGGCAG GTTTAAAGACATCTTTCAGGAGGTATATGAAGAGAAATGGAAGGAAAAGTTTGAGAAGCAGTCGATATG GTATGAGCATCGGTTGATCGATGACATGGTGGCCTATGCATTAAAAAGTGAGGGAGGGTATGTCTGGGCCTGTAAGAATTATGATGGAGATGTTCAGAGCGATTTTCTTGCCCAAG GTTTTGGTTCATTGGGCTTAATGACATCCGTACTG TTATCTTCAGATGGAAAAACATTAGAAGCTGAAGCAGCTCATGGTACTGTTACTAGACATTTCAGGCTACACCAAAAGGGACAAGAGACCAGCACCAATAGTATGGCTTCCATCTTTGCATGGACTCGATCGCGGTCTTGCACACAGGCACGTTTTGTTGTTCATTTGGAGatagctttacttcttggaTTATGTGATTTTACTATTTGTGAGTTGGATTTG agcAAAGCTTGA